From Aliidiomarina minuta, one genomic window encodes:
- the proC gene encoding pyrroline-5-carboxylate reductase has product MAQTRKIAFIGAGNMPQSIIGGMVQGGYPADAIYASNPSQPSLDILKEKHGIHTSNDNIEVAKAADVIVLSVKPQIMADACAYLRENLPDLNQKLVVTIAAGIRIEKYHQYLGNDVSIIRVMPNTPSLVGEGFSGVVADNNASADDKNFVLEVFNYVGKTISITDEDDIDVVGAVSGSGPAYFFEFMASLQKAAEAHGLSSEDARAMVQQTALGAAAMAGKSELTLEELRKQVTSKGGSTAKGVEVYQEANIDQISERAVNAAVARNQEMAKLF; this is encoded by the coding sequence ATGGCTCAGACCCGCAAGATAGCATTCATTGGCGCCGGCAATATGCCGCAAAGCATTATTGGTGGCATGGTACAAGGGGGGTATCCGGCGGACGCTATATACGCCAGCAATCCAAGCCAACCCTCACTTGATATCCTCAAGGAAAAACACGGCATACATACCAGCAATGACAATATTGAAGTGGCTAAAGCAGCCGATGTCATAGTGCTTTCGGTAAAACCACAAATCATGGCAGACGCCTGTGCATACCTGCGCGAGAACCTGCCGGATCTGAATCAGAAACTGGTGGTCACTATTGCTGCTGGCATACGTATAGAAAAATACCATCAGTATCTGGGTAACGACGTGAGCATCATTCGTGTGATGCCCAATACGCCTTCTCTGGTGGGCGAAGGTTTTTCAGGCGTGGTCGCAGATAACAATGCGTCTGCCGATGATAAAAACTTTGTACTGGAAGTTTTTAACTATGTGGGCAAAACGATTTCAATTACCGACGAAGACGATATTGATGTGGTTGGTGCGGTTTCCGGTAGTGGTCCGGCTTATTTCTTTGAATTCATGGCCAGCCTGCAAAAAGCCGCAGAAGCCCATGGACTCAGTAGCGAAGATGCACGCGCTATGGTACAACAAACCGCTTTAGGTGCTGCCGCTATGGCTGGCAAAAGCGAACTGACGCTGGAAGAACTGCGTAAGCAGGTAACCAGTAAAGGTGGTTCGACCGCCAAAGGCGTCGAAGTCTATCAGGAAGCCAACATCGACCAGATTTCAGAGCGCGCTGTGAATGCTGCGGTCGCTCGTAATCAGGAAATGGCAAAATTATTCTAA
- a CDS encoding YggS family pyridoxal phosphate-dependent enzyme, producing the protein MAQPLALKTQLASVEQQIEQACKAAQRDPDSVHLIAVSKTKPASMVVEAYQAGLRDFGENYVQEAVDKIAELAQYKDINWHFIGPLQSNKTRLVAENFAWVQSIDRLKIARRLSEQRPTHLPPLQVLIQVNIDDESSKSGIALEQLQELAAEIDQLPQLTLRGIMSIPSANASEQQQQQSFNALAEAFHALQQEYDNVDTLSLGMSNDMATAIQHGSTMVRVGTSLFGKRQ; encoded by the coding sequence ATGGCGCAACCTTTAGCACTTAAGACACAACTGGCATCTGTAGAACAGCAAATTGAGCAGGCCTGTAAGGCTGCTCAGCGCGATCCCGACAGCGTGCACCTGATTGCGGTAAGTAAAACTAAGCCTGCCAGCATGGTGGTTGAAGCTTACCAGGCGGGTTTACGTGACTTTGGTGAAAACTATGTGCAGGAAGCCGTCGACAAAATAGCCGAACTTGCCCAATACAAAGATATCAACTGGCATTTTATCGGCCCGTTACAGTCCAACAAAACCCGTCTGGTAGCTGAAAATTTTGCCTGGGTGCAAAGCATTGACCGCCTGAAGATAGCCCGCAGGCTGAGTGAACAACGCCCCACGCATCTGCCGCCGTTGCAGGTACTGATTCAGGTCAATATAGACGATGAGAGCAGCAAATCAGGTATTGCTCTGGAGCAGCTTCAGGAACTGGCTGCCGAAATAGATCAACTGCCACAGCTGACCTTGCGCGGCATCATGTCGATTCCTTCGGCAAATGCCAGTGAACAGCAGCAACAGCAGAGCTTTAATGCCCTGGCTGAGGCATTTCATGCACTGCAACAAGAATACGATAACGTAGATACGCTATCATTAGGTATGAGCAATGACATGGCAACCGCCATTCAACATGGCTCGACTATGGTACGTGTAGGTACGTCACTTTTTGGTAAGCGACAATAA
- a CDS encoding type IV pilus twitching motility protein PilT, which yields MDIEQLLQRSVADNASDLHISAGSPPLMRVDGEIIKAGTQVLSEDDVKNLLLGIMTEHQRHEYAEHLETDFAYHVPGLARFRVNVFTQQRGAAAAFRTIPDRVLTLDELDAPPVLKELAELHRGLVLVTGPTGSGKSTTLAAMVNHINESRQQHILTIEDPIEFVHQNKQSLINQREVHRDTHSFQAALRSALREDPDVILVGELRDLETIRLAMTAAETGHLVFATLHTTSAPKTINRIIDVFPGDEKAMVRSMLSESLRGVVSQLLLKRPRGGRIAAHEVMVATPAIKNLIREDKVAQMYSAVQTGASHGMQTMEQALTRLQQSNAVENESVQRILGSSQSQSF from the coding sequence ATGGATATTGAGCAACTGTTACAGCGAAGCGTCGCCGATAATGCCTCTGACTTGCATATTTCAGCAGGTTCGCCTCCCTTAATGCGGGTGGATGGCGAAATTATCAAGGCGGGCACTCAGGTGCTGAGCGAGGACGATGTCAAAAATCTGTTGTTGGGCATTATGACCGAGCATCAACGGCATGAATATGCAGAGCACCTGGAAACGGATTTTGCTTACCATGTACCGGGACTGGCTCGTTTTCGGGTCAATGTGTTCACCCAGCAGCGCGGTGCAGCGGCGGCTTTTCGTACTATTCCTGATCGTGTTTTGACACTTGATGAGCTGGACGCTCCACCAGTGCTCAAGGAATTAGCAGAACTGCATCGCGGACTGGTATTGGTGACAGGCCCTACCGGTTCGGGTAAATCAACCACTCTGGCAGCTATGGTTAATCACATAAATGAGAGCCGCCAGCAGCATATTCTGACTATTGAAGATCCCATTGAGTTTGTTCATCAAAATAAGCAGAGCTTGATTAACCAGCGCGAAGTGCATCGTGATACGCATAGTTTTCAGGCGGCGTTACGTTCAGCGTTGCGTGAAGATCCGGATGTGATCCTGGTGGGGGAGCTGCGCGATCTGGAGACCATTCGACTGGCAATGACGGCAGCCGAAACGGGACATCTGGTGTTTGCGACTTTGCATACCACTTCGGCGCCAAAAACTATTAATCGAATTATTGATGTGTTTCCGGGGGATGAAAAAGCTATGGTTCGCTCGATGCTCTCGGAGTCTTTACGTGGCGTAGTGTCACAGCTGTTATTGAAACGGCCGCGAGGTGGGCGCATCGCAGCCCATGAAGTGATGGTGGCAACCCCTGCGATTAAAAATCTGATACGCGAAGATAAAGTGGCGCAGATGTATTCAGCGGTGCAAACCGGTGCCAGCCATGGCATGCAAACTATGGAGCAGGCGCTGACCCGGTTGCAGCAAAGCAATGCGGTGGAGAACGAGAGTGTTCAGCGCATTCTGGGCAGCAGTCAGTCGCAATCCTTTTAA
- the tsaD gene encoding tRNA (adenosine(37)-N6)-threonylcarbamoyltransferase complex transferase subunit TsaD, translated as MRVLGIETSCDETGIAIYDSERGLLAHQLYSQVKLHADYGGVVPELASRDHVRKTLPLIKRAMQEANTEATQIDGIAYTAGPGLVGALMVGACVGRSLAYGWQVPALAVHHMEGHLLAPMLETEQPEFPFVALLVSGGHTMLVRVDGIGQYQLLGESIDDAAGEAFDKTAKLMGLDYPGGPRLAKLAEQGEPTDLKFPRPMTDRPGLDFSFSGLKTAASNALQKSAQDQQSLANIAYAFQQAVVDTLVIKCRRALQQTGLNRLVVAGGVSANTELREQLKQLTQSLKGQVFYPRPEFCTDNGAMIAFAGCQRLQAGQQEGLAIITRPRWPLHELPPV; from the coding sequence ATGCGAGTGCTGGGAATTGAAACTTCCTGTGATGAAACTGGAATCGCTATTTACGATAGCGAGCGCGGCTTGCTGGCGCACCAGTTATATAGCCAGGTAAAACTGCATGCGGATTATGGTGGGGTAGTACCTGAGCTGGCGTCACGTGACCATGTACGCAAAACCCTGCCGCTTATTAAGCGCGCAATGCAGGAAGCGAACACCGAAGCGACGCAAATTGATGGTATCGCTTATACGGCAGGGCCTGGCTTAGTGGGTGCTTTAATGGTCGGTGCTTGTGTCGGTCGCAGCCTGGCCTATGGTTGGCAGGTTCCTGCATTAGCCGTGCACCATATGGAAGGGCATTTGCTGGCGCCTATGCTGGAAACTGAACAACCTGAATTTCCCTTTGTTGCCTTACTGGTATCTGGCGGTCATACCATGCTGGTGCGGGTTGATGGCATTGGTCAGTATCAGTTATTGGGCGAATCTATTGACGATGCCGCTGGCGAAGCTTTTGATAAAACGGCCAAACTTATGGGGCTGGATTATCCGGGCGGACCGCGTTTGGCTAAACTGGCCGAACAGGGCGAGCCTACTGATCTTAAGTTTCCGCGGCCGATGACCGATCGTCCGGGGCTGGACTTTTCTTTTAGCGGCTTAAAAACTGCCGCTTCAAATGCGCTGCAGAAGTCAGCTCAGGATCAGCAAAGTCTGGCCAACATCGCTTATGCATTTCAGCAAGCGGTAGTCGATACATTAGTTATTAAGTGCCGTCGTGCGTTACAGCAAACCGGGCTTAACCGTTTGGTTGTGGCTGGTGGTGTGAGTGCTAACACTGAATTACGAGAACAATTAAAGCAACTAACGCAAAGCCTGAAAGGGCAGGTTTTTTATCCGCGTCCTGAGTTTTGTACTGATAACGGGGCTATGATTGCATTTGCTGGTTGTCAGCGTCTGCAGGCTGGCCAGCAGGAAGGTTTGGCGATAATTACCAGGCCGCGCTGGCCGTTGCATGAGTTGCCACCGGTTTAA
- the plsY gene encoding glycerol-3-phosphate 1-O-acyltransferase PlsY, translated as MSALALLMILSAYLLGSVSSAVLICKLFKMDDPRLRGSGNPGATNVYRMAGALPAAITLLFDVLKGMLPVWLSYYLGLSPIILGWVAIAACVGHIYPLYFDFKGGKAVATALGAMFPVAWEMALLLIATWILVFSISRVSSLAALITVSLAPFYAYLIKPQYSIPAIMLTALIIWRHRTNIIRLIQGNEVGFRKPKS; from the coding sequence ATGTCAGCACTTGCCCTTCTTATGATCCTGAGCGCCTACCTGTTAGGGTCGGTCAGTAGTGCTGTGCTTATATGCAAACTTTTCAAAATGGACGACCCGCGACTGCGTGGTTCAGGCAATCCGGGAGCTACCAATGTGTACCGTATGGCCGGAGCCCTGCCCGCTGCTATTACCTTACTGTTTGATGTTTTAAAAGGCATGTTGCCCGTCTGGCTGTCTTATTATCTGGGGCTGAGTCCTATTATTCTGGGTTGGGTTGCAATCGCTGCCTGTGTTGGCCATATCTACCCCCTCTACTTTGACTTTAAAGGCGGTAAAGCCGTTGCTACCGCCCTGGGCGCAATGTTTCCAGTCGCCTGGGAGATGGCCCTGTTGCTAATTGCAACCTGGATACTGGTATTCAGCATCAGCAGGGTCTCCTCGCTGGCTGCCCTGATAACCGTCAGCCTGGCGCCTTTTTATGCGTACCTGATTAAACCCCAGTATAGTATTCCCGCGATTATGCTCACTGCACTTATTATCTGGCGCCACCGTACTAATATAATACGCTTAATTCAGGGCAACGAAGTTGGCTTTCGTAAACCTAAGTCTTAA
- the folB gene encoding dihydroneopterin aldolase produces MQDKVIIEGLEVDTVIGIYDWEKEIRQPLVIDLQMAWPNQAPAHSDNIEDALDYEALCNQITSWLQAQPFALIERVAEHIASQIIEQFSVSWLRVRVAKPTAIKQARLVAVEIERSVNDNI; encoded by the coding sequence ATGCAGGACAAAGTTATTATTGAAGGCCTGGAAGTGGATACGGTTATTGGTATTTATGACTGGGAAAAAGAAATTCGGCAACCGCTAGTGATTGACTTGCAAATGGCATGGCCAAATCAAGCGCCCGCGCATAGTGATAATATTGAGGACGCTCTGGATTATGAAGCGCTGTGTAACCAAATAACCAGTTGGTTGCAGGCTCAACCTTTTGCTTTGATCGAACGAGTAGCTGAACATATCGCCAGCCAGATTATCGAGCAGTTTTCCGTCAGCTGGTTGCGGGTGAGGGTCGCCAAACCCACGGCGATTAAACAGGCCAGACTGGTCGCAGTGGAAATTGAGCGTTCCGTTAACGACAATATTTAA
- the folK gene encoding 2-amino-4-hydroxy-6-hydroxymethyldihydropteridine diphosphokinase codes for MTQVFISIGSNIDPEWHIRAGVERLQQLFSVVSLSSVYESESVGFRGDNFLNLVAKVETDSSVAELQKLFKQIEDDFGRVRDGIKCSARSLDLDLLLYGDKVNVANSESEPELPRAEITYNAFVLWPLAELAPHLQHPVTGRSYAQMWQAYDKAQKLWPVEFNWHASVHA; via the coding sequence GTGACCCAGGTATTTATCAGCATTGGCAGTAATATTGATCCTGAGTGGCATATACGTGCCGGTGTAGAGCGGCTGCAACAGCTCTTTTCAGTGGTCAGTCTGTCATCGGTTTATGAAAGTGAGTCGGTGGGTTTCAGGGGCGATAACTTTCTTAACCTCGTGGCGAAAGTAGAAACGGACAGCAGTGTGGCCGAACTGCAAAAGCTGTTTAAGCAAATTGAAGATGATTTTGGCCGGGTAAGGGATGGCATTAAGTGCAGCGCTCGTTCGCTGGATCTCGATCTTCTGCTTTATGGCGATAAAGTGAATGTAGCCAATAGCGAGTCTGAACCTGAGTTACCCCGTGCTGAAATAACATATAATGCTTTTGTGCTCTGGCCCCTGGCTGAGCTTGCGCCCCATCTGCAGCATCCGGTCACCGGACGAAGCTATGCACAGATGTGGCAGGCTTACGATAAAGCTCAGAAACTGTGGCCAGTTGAGTTTAACTGGCATGCTTCAGTGCATGCTTAG
- a CDS encoding multifunctional CCA tRNA nucleotidyl transferase/2'3'-cyclic phosphodiesterase/2'nucleotidase/phosphatase has translation MEVYLVGGAVRDELLGLDVHERDYVVVGATPQQMLDLGYQPVGKDFPVFLHPESRAEYALARTERKSGRGYKGFDCYAAPDVTLEQDLQRRDLTVNAIAKDQQGKLIDPYQGQQDLKNRVLRHVSPAFSEDPLRVLRVARFAARFHQLGFQIAPETEQLMRDMAQSGELEALTKERVWQEFARSLTGPSTHIFFTVLHRLQALKPLLAMKLPDHLIWPGLKKFTQQSGSVLEEAYAVWIWDLYQQLPSPEVQHVHEQLKVPNNCRDLADMVLSISGHLHAAFNAKTLLEVLQKSDAWRRSERFAQAWLVIDALDTLPAERLQLLKQAFKACLAIDVQSIIEAGYKGPEITKVLNQKRLDTIADLLTDYKLSMH, from the coding sequence GTGGAAGTATATCTAGTGGGAGGAGCAGTGCGTGATGAACTGCTGGGACTGGATGTGCACGAGCGTGACTACGTAGTAGTCGGTGCGACACCTCAACAGATGCTGGATCTGGGCTATCAACCGGTAGGTAAAGACTTTCCTGTTTTTCTTCACCCTGAAAGCCGTGCTGAATATGCTCTCGCCCGCACTGAACGCAAATCAGGCAGAGGCTATAAAGGCTTCGACTGTTATGCCGCCCCTGATGTGACCCTGGAGCAGGATCTGCAACGCCGTGATTTAACCGTCAATGCCATAGCCAAAGATCAGCAGGGTAAACTGATAGACCCCTATCAGGGCCAACAGGATTTAAAGAACCGAGTACTGCGTCATGTTTCCCCAGCCTTCAGTGAAGACCCATTACGGGTGCTCCGTGTTGCCCGCTTTGCCGCTCGTTTTCATCAGCTGGGCTTTCAGATAGCGCCCGAAACCGAACAACTGATGCGCGACATGGCTCAATCCGGTGAATTAGAAGCACTCACCAAAGAACGCGTATGGCAGGAGTTTGCGCGCAGCCTGACCGGCCCGTCAACGCATATCTTCTTTACCGTTTTACACCGGTTACAGGCACTGAAGCCATTACTCGCGATGAAGCTACCTGACCATCTGATATGGCCAGGCTTGAAAAAATTCACGCAACAGTCCGGCAGTGTATTAGAAGAAGCTTACGCAGTTTGGATCTGGGACCTTTATCAACAGCTCCCTTCGCCAGAAGTGCAGCACGTACACGAGCAACTCAAAGTCCCCAATAACTGTCGTGATTTAGCGGATATGGTGCTTTCTATAAGTGGCCATTTACATGCCGCTTTTAATGCAAAAACGCTACTTGAGGTTCTGCAAAAATCCGATGCATGGCGTCGCTCCGAGCGTTTTGCTCAGGCATGGCTGGTCATTGATGCATTAGATACTTTGCCTGCTGAACGCCTGCAATTGCTAAAACAAGCATTTAAAGCCTGCCTGGCTATTGATGTGCAGTCTATTATTGAAGCTGGTTACAAAGGGCCGGAAATCACTAAAGTATTAAATCAAAAACGCCTGGATACCATTGCTGATCTGCTAACTGATTATAAGCTAAGCATGCACTGA
- a CDS encoding acyl-CoA dehydrogenase C-terminal domain-containing protein, with amino-acid sequence MSDYKASLQDMNFVLHEVFDVATDWQNMPALQDMMDKDTASAILEEAAKVAEGLVAPNARAADEQGVSYADKKVTTPDGYKEAYRQLAEGGWVGVTANPDFGGMGLPKVLSAQYEEMLCAADISFSLYPGLTAGAIMTLDLHGSDELKDIYLPRLAAGEWTGTMCLTEPHAGTDLGIIRTKAEPAADGSFELTGTKIFITGGEHDLTDNIVHLVLAKLPDAPAGTRGISLFVVPKFLVNEDGSLGERNPVSAGSVEHKMGIHGSATCVMNFDAAKGWLVGEPHRGLAAMFTMMNYERLGVGIQGLGAAVRSYGTALDYAIDRRQGRGAKATRDENASADSLMVHGDIRRMLLTMKAFIEGGRAFSSYVGQQLDRSKYAADENQREDAERLVMLLTPVAKAFMTDTGLEATIHGQQVLGGHGYVREWGQEQWVRDCRIAQIYEGTNGIQALDLLGRKVVGTRGELLKPLLADIAAILENVGAGWELEAGQLKQASAELQRVTGEILHKVGEDENLVNSLAVEYLHLVGYVSYAYLWLRMGLAAQAADSSDNFYSAKVKTARFYFAKLLPRIDGLIGALDTGSAPLFEHNVEDF; translated from the coding sequence ATGAGCGACTATAAAGCATCCTTACAGGATATGAACTTTGTCTTGCACGAGGTTTTTGATGTAGCGACTGACTGGCAGAATATGCCTGCGCTGCAGGACATGATGGATAAAGATACCGCCAGTGCCATTCTGGAAGAAGCGGCAAAAGTAGCCGAAGGGCTGGTGGCTCCGAATGCGCGGGCTGCGGATGAGCAGGGCGTAAGTTATGCGGATAAAAAAGTCACCACCCCGGATGGTTACAAAGAAGCTTATCGTCAGCTGGCCGAGGGTGGCTGGGTCGGTGTGACCGCTAATCCAGATTTTGGCGGTATGGGCTTACCGAAAGTATTGTCTGCGCAGTATGAAGAAATGCTCTGTGCTGCAGATATCTCGTTTTCGCTTTATCCTGGATTGACCGCTGGCGCTATTATGACGCTGGATCTGCATGGTAGTGATGAGCTCAAAGATATTTATCTGCCACGGCTGGCGGCCGGTGAATGGACAGGTACTATGTGTCTGACCGAACCTCACGCGGGCACTGACCTGGGAATTATTCGCACTAAGGCGGAGCCAGCTGCTGATGGTAGCTTTGAACTTACCGGCACTAAGATATTTATTACGGGTGGCGAGCACGATCTGACTGACAACATTGTGCATCTGGTGTTGGCTAAGTTACCGGACGCGCCGGCAGGTACCAGAGGTATTTCCCTGTTTGTGGTACCTAAGTTCCTGGTCAACGAAGACGGCAGCCTGGGTGAACGCAACCCGGTAAGTGCGGGGTCAGTTGAACATAAAATGGGCATTCACGGTTCAGCCACCTGTGTGATGAACTTTGATGCCGCGAAAGGCTGGCTGGTGGGTGAACCTCATCGCGGGCTGGCGGCTATGTTTACGATGATGAACTATGAACGCCTGGGTGTAGGTATTCAGGGCCTGGGGGCCGCAGTGCGCTCTTATGGTACGGCCCTGGATTATGCGATTGACCGTCGCCAGGGACGTGGTGCCAAAGCGACCCGGGATGAGAATGCGAGTGCAGATAGTTTGATGGTGCATGGCGACATACGCCGTATGTTACTGACCATGAAAGCTTTCATTGAAGGTGGCCGGGCTTTCTCAAGCTATGTCGGTCAGCAACTGGATCGTTCCAAATATGCAGCCGATGAAAACCAACGGGAAGATGCCGAACGTCTGGTTATGCTGCTGACACCGGTAGCTAAAGCCTTTATGACAGATACGGGTCTGGAAGCGACTATCCATGGACAACAGGTGCTGGGCGGCCATGGTTATGTGCGGGAGTGGGGCCAGGAACAATGGGTTCGTGACTGCCGTATCGCCCAGATCTACGAGGGCACCAACGGCATTCAGGCTCTGGATCTGCTGGGTCGTAAAGTAGTAGGTACCCGTGGTGAACTGTTGAAACCTTTGCTGGCTGACATTGCAGCTATACTGGAAAATGTGGGCGCTGGCTGGGAACTTGAAGCTGGGCAACTTAAGCAGGCGTCAGCTGAGCTGCAACGGGTGACTGGCGAAATTCTGCACAAAGTCGGCGAGGATGAAAACCTGGTAAACAGTCTGGCGGTAGAATATCTGCACCTGGTCGGTTATGTCAGTTACGCCTATTTGTGGCTGCGCATGGGGCTTGCTGCCCAAGCCGCTGACAGTAGCGATAATTTTTACTCAGCTAAAGTGAAAACTGCGCGTTTTTATTTCGCTAAACTGTTGCCGCGTATTGACGGTCTGATAGGAGCACTGGACACAGGTTCGGCGCCTTTATTTGAGCACAATGTTGAAGACTTTTGA
- a CDS encoding PhzF family phenazine biosynthesis protein — protein sequence MKLKIYQVDAFTDKVFAGNPAAVVLLDRWLADTKLQAIAEENNLSETAFLVAAKDAHDYELRWFTPADEVDLCGHATLASAHVLFQISASEQLSFSTRSGTLKVVRTAQGLLQMDFPAAQMTEVAVPDVLIQALGKAPVRLVKGYDYIAFYEQQSDVQQLTPDFLRLAEMDGRGVLVTAPGEQGDFVSRCFFPKLRVNEDPVTGSAHCELAPLWAAELGKNQVTGRQLSARGGQVLCEVIEQRVLLSGAAVIYLEGWIYLD from the coding sequence ATGAAACTAAAAATATATCAGGTCGACGCATTCACCGATAAAGTGTTTGCTGGTAACCCTGCGGCGGTAGTATTGCTTGACCGCTGGTTAGCGGATACTAAGTTGCAGGCTATCGCGGAGGAAAACAACCTCTCTGAAACTGCTTTCCTGGTGGCTGCAAAAGACGCGCATGATTATGAACTGCGCTGGTTTACACCCGCTGACGAAGTGGATTTATGTGGTCACGCGACATTAGCATCGGCCCATGTTTTGTTTCAGATATCTGCTAGCGAACAACTGAGTTTCAGTACCCGCAGCGGTACGCTAAAAGTTGTACGTACCGCGCAAGGCTTATTGCAAATGGACTTTCCTGCGGCTCAGATGACAGAAGTTGCGGTACCTGATGTGCTGATACAAGCCCTTGGCAAAGCGCCGGTACGCCTGGTCAAAGGTTATGACTATATTGCTTTTTACGAGCAGCAAAGTGATGTTCAGCAGTTAACCCCGGATTTTCTGCGTCTGGCAGAGATGGACGGCCGTGGCGTTCTGGTCACCGCACCGGGTGAACAGGGCGACTTTGTCAGCCGCTGTTTCTTTCCTAAGCTCAGAGTCAACGAAGATCCTGTGACAGGTTCGGCTCATTGCGAGCTGGCACCTCTATGGGCTGCTGAGCTTGGCAAAAACCAAGTGACAGGCAGGCAGCTTTCTGCCCGGGGTGGGCAGGTGCTGTGTGAAGTAATTGAGCAGCGTGTCTTATTAAGTGGTGCTGCGGTGATTTATCTGGAAGGCTGGATTTATCTGGATTGA
- a CDS encoding GNAT family N-acetyltransferase has protein sequence MSVQIRAADNADIEKLAELEKRQYNEHAYPAGLFYQALSQWPGYLLLAHAGQRILGYALSSPALEPEQSWLMSLLVCPSARGSGTGKALLQQSMRLQKQYGTEKYWLTVAPDNHAAVTLYQNQGFEVQQLQTDYLGPGQHRYLMCCSIQINPAFQINHRSTT, from the coding sequence ATGAGCGTACAGATAAGAGCCGCTGACAATGCAGATATAGAAAAGTTGGCCGAGCTTGAGAAGCGCCAGTATAACGAACACGCCTACCCTGCTGGCCTGTTTTATCAAGCGCTGTCACAATGGCCGGGCTACCTGCTGCTAGCTCACGCGGGACAACGCATACTGGGTTATGCCTTGTCCTCTCCGGCACTTGAACCTGAACAAAGCTGGTTGATGTCCTTACTGGTATGCCCGTCTGCCCGTGGCAGCGGAACCGGTAAAGCCTTACTACAGCAAAGCATGCGGTTACAAAAGCAATACGGCACTGAAAAATACTGGCTTACGGTAGCTCCGGACAACCACGCCGCGGTCACTCTTTATCAGAATCAGGGCTTTGAGGTACAACAACTGCAGACCGATTACCTTGGCCCCGGCCAGCACCGTTACCTGATGTGTTGTTCAATCCAGATAAATCCAGCCTTCCAGATAAATCACCGCAGCACCACTTAA
- a CDS encoding gamma-glutamylcyclotransferase family protein gives MFYFAYGSNMSSRRLLARVPSARIVGVGVLPGYQMSFSKFSQDGSAKCCIQPDKKSSTLGVIFKIPQDQRYTLDRIEGQGYGYTATDVEVLTQSGESISAFTYAGTDLKEGLKPYEWYKHHVLVGAREHDLSETYINSITRVAAIEDLDNQRHQHEMSIYPSDKVL, from the coding sequence ATGTTTTATTTCGCTTATGGTTCTAATATGTCCAGCCGGCGACTGCTGGCAAGGGTACCCAGCGCCCGGATTGTCGGCGTTGGGGTATTACCTGGTTATCAGATGAGCTTTAGTAAATTCAGCCAGGATGGCTCAGCTAAATGCTGCATTCAGCCAGATAAAAAGTCCTCAACTCTGGGGGTGATTTTTAAAATACCGCAAGACCAGCGTTATACCCTGGATCGTATTGAAGGCCAGGGTTATGGGTATACAGCAACCGATGTTGAAGTTCTCACCCAGTCTGGTGAAAGCATCTCCGCATTCACCTACGCAGGCACGGATCTGAAAGAGGGTCTCAAGCCTTACGAATGGTACAAACACCACGTTTTAGTCGGTGCCCGTGAACATGACTTGTCAGAAACCTATATCAACAGCATAACCCGTGTCGCTGCCATTGAAGATCTCGATAACCAGCGTCATCAACATGAAATGTCTATTTACCCGAGCGATAAGGTCTTATGA